The following proteins are encoded in a genomic region of Struthio camelus isolate bStrCam1 chromosome 3, bStrCam1.hap1, whole genome shotgun sequence:
- the CYRIA gene encoding CYFIP-related Rac1 interactor A isoform X2, whose product MGNLLKVLTREIENYPHFFLDFENAQPTDGEREVWNQISAVLQDSESMLADLQAYKGAGQEIRDAIQNPNDIQLQEKAWNSVCPLVVRLKRFYEFSLRLEKALQSLLESLTCPPYTPTQHLEREQALAKEFAEILHFTLRFDELKMRNPAIQNDFSYYRRTISRNRINNMHLDIENEVNNEMANRMSLFYAEATPMLKTLSNATTYFVSENKTLPIENTTDCLSTMASVCKVMLETPEYRSRFTSEETLMFCMRVMVGVIILYDHVHPVGAFSKTSKIDMKGCIKVLKEQPPDTVEGLLNALRFTTKHLNDESTSKQIRAMLQ is encoded by the exons ATGGGTAATCTTCTTAAGGTCCTTACCAGGGAAATTGAAAACTATCCacattttttcctggattttgAAA ATGCACAGCCCACAGATGGAGAAAGGGAAGTATGGAATCAGATCAGTGCAGTTTTACAGGACTCAGAAAGTATGCTTGCAGACCTTCAGGCTTACAAAGGAGCTGGACAAGAAATTAGAGAT GCAATACAAAACCCCAATGATATCCAGCTGCAAGAAAAAGCATGGAATTCAGTATGTCCTCTGGTTGTAAGGCTGAAGCGCTTTTATGAGTTTTCACTCAGATTAG AGAAAGCCCTGCAGAGCTTACTGGAGTCCTTGACGTGCCCACCTTATACTCCAACTCAACACCTGGAACGGGAACAGGCTCTAGCTAAAGAATTTGCAGAAATCTTACATTTTACTCTTCGTTTTGATGAACTTAAG ATGAGAAATCCAGCAATTCAGAATGACTTCAGTTACTACAGGCGGACAATAAGTCGCAACAGAATAAACAATATGCAT CTAGACATTGAAAATGAAGTAAACAATGAAATGGCCAATAGGATGTCTCTGTTTTATGCGGAAGCCACACCAATGCTGAAAACACTCAGTAATGCAACTACATATTTTGTGTCAGAA AACAAAACCTTACCAATTGAGAATACAACGGACTGTCTAAGTACTATGGCTAGTGTATGTAAAGTCATGTTGGAAACACC AGAGTACAGGAGTAGATTCACCAGTGAAGAGACTCTTATGTTCTGCATGCGAGTAATGGTGGGAGTTATTATTCTGTACGATCATGTTCACCCTGTGGGAGCTTTCTCAAAGACATCAAAGATTGAT ATGAAGGGTTGCATAAAAGTTTTAAAGGAACAGCCACCTGACACTGTAGAAGGACTTCTCAATGCTCTCAG GTTCACTACAAAACACCTGAATGATGAATCTACTTCAAAACAAATCCGAGCTATGCTGCAGTAG
- the CYRIA gene encoding CYFIP-related Rac1 interactor A isoform X1 translates to MGNLLKVLTCTELDQGPNFFLDFENAQPTDGEREVWNQISAVLQDSESMLADLQAYKGAGQEIRDAIQNPNDIQLQEKAWNSVCPLVVRLKRFYEFSLRLEKALQSLLESLTCPPYTPTQHLEREQALAKEFAEILHFTLRFDELKMRNPAIQNDFSYYRRTISRNRINNMHLDIENEVNNEMANRMSLFYAEATPMLKTLSNATTYFVSENKTLPIENTTDCLSTMASVCKVMLETPEYRSRFTSEETLMFCMRVMVGVIILYDHVHPVGAFSKTSKIDMKGCIKVLKEQPPDTVEGLLNALRFTTKHLNDESTSKQIRAMLQ, encoded by the exons ATGGGAAATCTTTTAAAAGTTCTCACTTGCACAGAGCTTGATCAGGGGCCAAATTTTTTCCTTGACTTTGAAA ATGCACAGCCCACAGATGGAGAAAGGGAAGTATGGAATCAGATCAGTGCAGTTTTACAGGACTCAGAAAGTATGCTTGCAGACCTTCAGGCTTACAAAGGAGCTGGACAAGAAATTAGAGAT GCAATACAAAACCCCAATGATATCCAGCTGCAAGAAAAAGCATGGAATTCAGTATGTCCTCTGGTTGTAAGGCTGAAGCGCTTTTATGAGTTTTCACTCAGATTAG AGAAAGCCCTGCAGAGCTTACTGGAGTCCTTGACGTGCCCACCTTATACTCCAACTCAACACCTGGAACGGGAACAGGCTCTAGCTAAAGAATTTGCAGAAATCTTACATTTTACTCTTCGTTTTGATGAACTTAAG ATGAGAAATCCAGCAATTCAGAATGACTTCAGTTACTACAGGCGGACAATAAGTCGCAACAGAATAAACAATATGCAT CTAGACATTGAAAATGAAGTAAACAATGAAATGGCCAATAGGATGTCTCTGTTTTATGCGGAAGCCACACCAATGCTGAAAACACTCAGTAATGCAACTACATATTTTGTGTCAGAA AACAAAACCTTACCAATTGAGAATACAACGGACTGTCTAAGTACTATGGCTAGTGTATGTAAAGTCATGTTGGAAACACC AGAGTACAGGAGTAGATTCACCAGTGAAGAGACTCTTATGTTCTGCATGCGAGTAATGGTGGGAGTTATTATTCTGTACGATCATGTTCACCCTGTGGGAGCTTTCTCAAAGACATCAAAGATTGAT ATGAAGGGTTGCATAAAAGTTTTAAAGGAACAGCCACCTGACACTGTAGAAGGACTTCTCAATGCTCTCAG GTTCACTACAAAACACCTGAATGATGAATCTACTTCAAAACAAATCCGAGCTATGCTGCAGTAG
- the CYRIA gene encoding CYFIP-related Rac1 interactor A isoform X3: MLADLQAYKGAGQEIRDAIQNPNDIQLQEKAWNSVCPLVVRLKRFYEFSLRLEKALQSLLESLTCPPYTPTQHLEREQALAKEFAEILHFTLRFDELKMRNPAIQNDFSYYRRTISRNRINNMHLDIENEVNNEMANRMSLFYAEATPMLKTLSNATTYFVSENKTLPIENTTDCLSTMASVCKVMLETPEYRSRFTSEETLMFCMRVMVGVIILYDHVHPVGAFSKTSKIDMKGCIKVLKEQPPDTVEGLLNALRFTTKHLNDESTSKQIRAMLQ, encoded by the exons ATGCTTGCAGACCTTCAGGCTTACAAAGGAGCTGGACAAGAAATTAGAGAT GCAATACAAAACCCCAATGATATCCAGCTGCAAGAAAAAGCATGGAATTCAGTATGTCCTCTGGTTGTAAGGCTGAAGCGCTTTTATGAGTTTTCACTCAGATTAG AGAAAGCCCTGCAGAGCTTACTGGAGTCCTTGACGTGCCCACCTTATACTCCAACTCAACACCTGGAACGGGAACAGGCTCTAGCTAAAGAATTTGCAGAAATCTTACATTTTACTCTTCGTTTTGATGAACTTAAG ATGAGAAATCCAGCAATTCAGAATGACTTCAGTTACTACAGGCGGACAATAAGTCGCAACAGAATAAACAATATGCAT CTAGACATTGAAAATGAAGTAAACAATGAAATGGCCAATAGGATGTCTCTGTTTTATGCGGAAGCCACACCAATGCTGAAAACACTCAGTAATGCAACTACATATTTTGTGTCAGAA AACAAAACCTTACCAATTGAGAATACAACGGACTGTCTAAGTACTATGGCTAGTGTATGTAAAGTCATGTTGGAAACACC AGAGTACAGGAGTAGATTCACCAGTGAAGAGACTCTTATGTTCTGCATGCGAGTAATGGTGGGAGTTATTATTCTGTACGATCATGTTCACCCTGTGGGAGCTTTCTCAAAGACATCAAAGATTGAT ATGAAGGGTTGCATAAAAGTTTTAAAGGAACAGCCACCTGACACTGTAGAAGGACTTCTCAATGCTCTCAG GTTCACTACAAAACACCTGAATGATGAATCTACTTCAAAACAAATCCGAGCTATGCTGCAGTAG